A genome region from Passer domesticus isolate bPasDom1 chromosome 25, bPasDom1.hap1, whole genome shotgun sequence includes the following:
- the IGFN1 gene encoding immunoglobulin-like and fibronectin type III domain-containing protein 1 isoform X3 yields the protein MADNERARKLRRQEQAAAAEGRPSFSTPSGVEKSGWSRRGQGSSQGRGQGHSIDSDDGSQRFLGKEGLRKTHMNGEMGSGQFSGAGLDGDSAANDGSIFGLKGLGGRSGLRAVHGMDSVSGRAGPGGAVGGAGEWNSVDGRGEGLLGAVDIDMDDGEGLGSQHDKDGNLGDASYRAGFGGAGRLGGESSVPDGLDPDSTGVGASVGDLFSRTGPGTGAGGNAAGAGMAGGMRSHYGKDGHATVGDMNGAGVNREGQTGTPYGKDGLTSHAIGHLGQTVSLYGPDGQALAAGAGGAGAGGFGVPYGKDGLPAGAGGAGVGVFGETLYGPDGQPLGAGVAGAGGFGVPYGKDGLPAGAGFGGVGAGELGAPYGKDGLPIGAGAGGAGGAGGLGSLYGKDGLPAGVGGAGVGGFGEALYGPDGRPLGAGAAGVAGAGGFGVPYGKDSFPAGAGGAGVGGFGEALYGPDGRPLGAGAGAGGGAGAGGFGSPYGKDGLPAGAGAGGAGGLGEALYGPDGWPLGAGAGAGAGGFGIPYGKDGLPVGAGVGGSGGTGGLGSPYGKDGLPAGAGFGGVGAGGFGAPYGKDGLPAGAGVAGAGEALYGPDGQPLGAGVAGAGSASARGIGAPYGKDGLPVGAGAGGAGGAGGVGGPYGKDGLPVGAGAAGTGAGGVGGPYGKDGLPVGAGAGISGAGGVGGPYGKDGLPVGAGAGISGAGGVGGPYGKDGLPVGAGAGISGAGGVGSPYGKDGLPVGAGAAGTGAGGVGGPYGKDGLPVGAGAGGTGAGGVGGPHGKDGLPVGAGAGGAGGVGGPYGKDGLPVGAGFGGVNAGGPETPYGKDGLPTGAGAGVSGAGGVGGPYGKDGLQAGAGEGGVGGLGEALYGPDGQPLGAGVGGAGSASARGIGAPYGKDGLPVGAGAGGTGAAGVGGPYGKDGLPVGADVSGAGGVGSPYGKDGLPVGAGAGGTGAGGVGAPCGKDGLPTGSGGGAGGFGAPYGKDGLLDGAGVSGAGGVGGPYGKDGLPVGAGAGGAGGVGGPYGKDGLPVGAGAGGAGGVGGPYGKDGLLAGAGAAHFPLGGEKVMGSGSGTDATLSRAPGYAGGAGGEGFSREGSALWGAGSPYGEDRGSAVATAGAGGVGRLGGDEWDSVRGKGGVEAAGGPGGEYGLDAHLSRSLSGETGKGTASDARGPGNKGSAGDRGSLSGPGGARGEGKDFTQLGSLYDTNSAFGEAGSKSHDRSVDRSSSGGFGQGPLSYGQMSGPFGGPPSANQKNQEPDLDLKANDSLKNTENTAQKRRSVLDDLKVPRCYLNKQLATVRVLKGDPAELSCTVSKDNVTGTWFKDGLKLTSMDGVVFEKKGLVHKLIINKAEDIHAGKYRFEGGDVKTEASIFVEDPPQVDKVLLKNLTSVPTVAKAGEGVKLRIPFEGRGPIRAAWLKDRMELGDDTRIRVDKTDTCTTLSISSCDRRDCGDYKVRLKNDSGVLEINLKLLVIDKPQPPAGPIKIVESSANNITIQWKPPKDDGGKPVQRYLVERQQVGRNDWETLGETPRSCTSFTTSKVEEEMSYYFRVRAVNAEGASDALESGEVKAAGKASPGAPDPPEIISASRDTITISWKAPCKTGTSQIMGYIVQKRKKGTVTWLPVNNVPVKDKKLKVTSLKKGVQYEFRVAAVNAAGTGQPSDPSEPAFARDPTKSPGQVQDLKVSSSDSTSVTLTWNKPEVQDGNDVKGYEVEMRPCNSLSWTKCFTLPAESTSCRVQGLRAREKLFLRVRALGHGGPGEASELEACAGAAAAAVVSPRLLIDDTVKSFLVIKAGNPIRVKIPFEGSPEPVVTWLKDGLPLPSRAAVSTEDGSSQLLLRAAELSDSGTYTVQLGDGLGKRETFSFQVQITDIPQPPGAIQLEENVPNTVTVTWDPSASEQWEKNLYYTVLKRESQKGLWHVLGDLIYNNKFTFTRVVPGRDYYFRVVAKNDLGVSDPSETVQPWRIWKKKAEFRVKTQKYRGVNQNQPPRFLVPLKSHVVVTGSECRMSCAVGGHPPPKITWYKDSRDLSRDPNYFCTNDFGVCSLVVLGVTKQDAGEYMVEASNEVGRAFSKAFLAIKDSSL from the exons ATGGCAGACAACGAAAGGGCGAGGAAGCTTCGGCGCCAAGaacaagctgctgctgctgaaggtcGTCCTTCCTTTTCCACACCTTCTGGTGTGGAGAAAAGTGGCTGGTCCAGAAGAGGCCAAGGCAGCAGTCAAGGCAGGGGCCAAGGACACTCCATTGATTCTGATGATGGAAGCCAAAGATTTTTGGGAAAAGAAGGGCTACGTAAAACCCACATGAATGGAGAGATGGGGTCTGGGCAGTTTTCTGGAGCAGGTCTAGATGGAGACTCAGCAGCCAATGATGGCAGCATCTTTGGACTAAAAGGCTTAGGGGGCAGGAGTGGGTTAAGGGCTGTCCATGGCATGGACTCTGTGTCAGGCAGAGCAGGTCCTGGTGGTGCAGTAGGAGGGGCAGGTGAATGGAATTCTGTGGATGGCAGAGGTGAAGGTTTGCTGGGTGCTGTTGACATTGACATGGATGATGGAGAAGGTTTGGGCTCTCAGCATGACAAGGATGGGAATTTAGGTGATGCCAGTTACAGAGCTGGTTTTGGGGGTGCTGGGAGGTTGGGTGGTGAAAGTTCTGTGCCAGATGGCCTTGATCCTGATTCAACTGGAGTGGGAGCCAGTGTGGGTGATCTGTTCAGCAGGACTGGTCCAGGAACTGGAGCTGGGGGGAATGCTGCAGGTGCTGGAATGGCAGGAGGAATGAGGTCCCACTATGGCAAGGATGGGCATGCCACTGTGGGTGATATGAATGGAGCAGGTGTAAACAGAGAGGGACAAACAGGGACTCCCTATGGCAAGGATGGCCTGACATCTCATGCCATTGGTCACTTAGGGCAGACAGTCTCATTGTATGGTCCAGATGgtcaggcactggcagcaggtGCTGGTGGAGCTGGTGCAGGGGGATTTGGAGTTCCCTATGGAAAGGATGGtctcccagctggagctggtggaGCTGGTGTAGGAGTATTTGGAGAGACTTTGTATGGTCCAGATGGTCAGCCACTTGGAGCAGGTGTTGCTGGTGCAGGGGGATTTGGAGTTCCCTATGGAAAGGATGGtctcccagctggggctggttttggtggtgttgGTGCAGGGGAACTTGGGGCTCCCTATGGGAAAGATGGTCTTCCAATTGGAGCAGGTGCTGGTGGGGCTGGTGGTGCAGGGGGACTTGGATCTCTCTATGGAAAGGATGGTCTCCCAGCTGGAGTTGGTGGAGCTGGTGTAGGAGGATTTGGAGAGGCTTTGTATGGTCCAGATGGTCGGCCACTTggagcaggtgctgctggggttGCTGGTGCAGGGGGATTTGGAGTTCCCTATGGAAAGGACAgtttcccagctggagctggtggaGCTGGTGTAGGAGGATTTGGAGAGGCTTTGTATGGTCCAGATGGTCGGCCACTTGGAGcaggtgctggtgctggtggtggtgctggtgcaGGGGGATTTGGATCTCCCTATGGAAAGGATGGTCTaccagctggagcaggtgcTGGTGGTGCAGGAGGACTTGGAGAGGCTTTGTATGGTCCAGATGGTTGGCCACTTGGAGcaggtgctggtgctggtgcaGGGGGATTTGGAATTCCCTATGGAAAGGATGGTCTCCCAGTTGGAGCTGGTGTTGGTGGGTCTGGTGGTACAGGGGGACTTGGATCTCCCTATGGGAAGGATGGtctcccagctggggctggttttggCGGTGTTGGTGCAGGGGGATTTGGAGCTCCCTATGGGAAGGATGGtctcccagctggagctggtgtAGCTGGTGCAGGAGAGGCTTTATATGGTCCAGATGGCCAGCCACTTGGAGCAGGTGTTGCTGGTGCTGGTTCTGCGAGTGCCAGGGGAATTGGAGCTCCCTATGGAAAGGATGGTCTGCCAGTTGGAGCAGGTGCTGGTGGGGCTGGTGGTGCAGGGGGAGTTGGGGGTCCCTATGGAAAGGATGGTCTCCCAGTtggggcaggtgctgctgggacTGGTGCAGGGGGTGTTGGGGGTCCCTATGGAAAGGATGGTCTCCCAGTTGGGGCAGGTGCTGGCATTAGTGGTGCAGGGGGTGTTGGGGGTCCCTATGGAAAGGATGGTCTCCCAGTTGGGGCAGGTGCTGGCATTAGTGGTGCAGGGGGTGTTGGGGGTCCCTATGGAAAGGATGGTCTCCCAGTTGGGGCAGGTGCTGGCATTAGTGGTGCAGGGGGTGTTGGGTCTCCCTATGGAAAGGATGGTCTCCCAGTtggggcaggtgctgctgggacTGGTGCAGGGGGAGTTGGGGGTCCCTATGGAAAGGATGGTCTGCCAGTTGGAGCAGGTGCTGGTGGGACTGGTGCAGGGGGTGTTGGGGGTCCCCATGGAAAGGATGGTCTGCCAGTTGGAGCAGGTGCTGGTGGTGCAGGAGGAGTTGGGGGTCCCTATGGGAAGGATGGTCTCCCGGTTGGAgctggttttggtggtgttAATGCAGGGGGACCTGAAACTCCCTATGGGAAGGATGGTCTCCCAACTGGAGCAGGTGCTGGTGTTAGTGGTGCAGGGGGAGTTGGGGGTCCCTATGGAAAGGATGGTCTCCAAGCTGgggctggtgaaggtggtgtaGGAGGACTTGGAGAAGCTTTGTATGGTCCAGATGGTCAGCCACTTGGAGCAGGTGTTGGTGGTGCaggttctgcaagtgccagagGAATTGGAGCTCCCTATGGAAAGGATGGTCTGCCAGTTGGAGCAGGTGCTGGTGGGACTGGTGCAGCGGGTGTTGGGGGTCCCTATGGAAAGGATGGTCTGCCAGTTGGAGCTGATGTTAGTGGTGCAGGGGGTGTTGGGAGTCCCTATGGAAAGGATGGTCTCCCAGTTGGAGCAGGTGCTGGTGGGACTGGTGCAGGAGGTGTTGGAGCTCCCTGTGGAAAGGATGGTCTGCCAACTGGGAGTGGTGGTGGTGCAGGGGGATTTGGAGCTCCCTATGGGAAGGATGGTCTCCTAGATGGAGCTGGTGTTAGTGGTGCAGGAGGAGTTGGGGGTCCCTATGGAAAGGATGGTCTCCCAGTTGGAGCAGGTGCTGGTGGTGCAGGGGGAGTTGGGGGTCCCTATGGAAAGGATGGTCTCCCAGTTGGAGCAGGTGCTGGTGGTGCAGGGGGAGTTGGGGGTCCCTATGGAAAGGATGGTCTCCtagctggggcaggagctgctcatttTCCTCTTGGAGGTGAGAAAGTGATGGGATCTGGCAGTGGCACAGATGCCACACTGAGCAGAGCTCCAGGATATGCAGgtggagcaggaggagagggcTTTTCCAGGGAAGGCTCTGCACTGTGGGGTGCAGGGTCTCCCTATGGCGAGGACAGGGGGTCAGCTGTAGCCACGGCTGGTGCAGGTGGAGTTGGGAGGTTGGGAGGGGATGAATGGGATTCAGTCCGTGGTAAAGGAGGTGTGGAAGCTGCTGGTGGACCAGGTGGTGAATATGGGCTGGATGCACATCTTAGCAGATCTTTGAGCGGTGAAACTGGAAAGGGCACCGCCAGTGATGCCAGAGGGCCAGGGAACAAAGGTTCAGCTGGTGACAGAGGGTCCCTGTCAGGTCCAGGAGGAGCCAGGGGAGAGGGCAAAGATTTCACACAGTTGGGCTCCCTTTATGACACAAATTCTGCCTTTGGAGAGGCAGGGAGTAAATCCCATGACAGATCTGTTGACAGGAGTAGTTCAGGTGGGTTTGGTCAAGGTCCACTGAGTTATGGCCAGATGTCAGGTCCTTTTGGTGGACCTCCTTCAGCAAACCAGAAAAaccaggaacctgacctggatCTTAAAGCAAATGATTCCCTGAAGAACACGGAAAACACAGCACAAAAAAGACGGAGTGTCCTGGATGATCTCAAAG TCCCGCGCTGTTACCTCAACAAGCAGCTGGCAACCGTGCGAGTGCTGAAGGGGGACCCAGCTGAGCTGTCCTGCACTGTCAGCAAGGACAACGTGACGGGAACCTGGTTCAAGGACGGACTCAAG TTAACAAGCATGGATGGAGTTGTCTTTGAAAAGAAAGGTCTTGTCCACAAACTGATCATCAACAAGGCTGAAGATATTCATGCTGGGAAATACAGATTTGAAGGTGGAGATGTAAAAACTGAAGCTTCAATTTTTGTTGAAG ATCCTCCCCAGGTGGACAAAGTTCTCCTCAAGAACTTGACCAGTGTCCCCACAGTGGCCAAGGCCGGGGAGGGGGTGAAGCTGCGGATCCCCTTTGAGGGCCGGGGGCCCATCAGGGCGGCGTGGCTGAAGGacaggatggagctgggggatGACACCAGGATCCGTGTGGACAAGACAGACACCTGCACCACACTGTCCATCTCCAGCTGCGACAGGAGGGACTGTGGGGATTACAAAGTCAGGCTCAAGAACGACAGTGGTGTCCTGGAGATCAACCTAAAGCTCCTGGTGATAG ACAagccacagcctccagcaggACCCATCAAAATTGTAGAAAGCTCTGCCAACAACATCACGATCCAGTGGAAGCCCCCAAAGGACGATGGGGGCAAACCAGTGCAAAGGTACCTTGTGGAGAGGCAGCAGGTGGGCAGGAACGACTGGGAGACTTTGGGAGaaacccccaggagctgcaccaGCTTCACCACGAGCAAAGTGGAGGAAGAGATGAGCTACTACTTCAGGGTGAGGGCCGTGAATGCTGAGGGAGCGAGCGATGCACTGGAGTCAGGGGAAGTGAAGGCTGCTGGTAAAG CTTCCCCTGGTGCCCCAGATCCCCCCGAGATCatcagtgccagcagggacaccaTCACCATATCCTGGAAAGCTCCTTGTAAAACTGGCACTTCCCAAATTATGGGATACATTGTTCAGAAACGCAAGAAGGGCACTGTGACCTGGTTGCCAGTCAACAACGTGCCTGTCAAAG aCAAGAAACTGAAGGTGACCAGCCTCAAGAAGGGTGTGCAGTACGAGTTCCGCGTGGCAGCTGTCAACGCTGCTGGCACAGGACAGCCCAGTGACCCCTCAGAGCCTGCCTTTGCCCGGGACCCCACCA AATCTCCAGGCCAAGTGCAGGACCTTAAAgtgagcagcagtgacagcaccAGTGTCACCTTGACATGGAACAAACCTGAAGTACAAGACGGGAATGATGTGAAAGGCTACGAGGTGGAGATGAGGCCCTGTAACAGCCTCAGCTGGACCAAGTGCTTCACCCTCCCTGCGGAGAGCACCTCGTGCAGGGTCCAGGGCCTGCGGGCCAGGGAGAAGCTGTTCCTGCGCGTCAGGGCCCTCGGCCACGGCGGCCCCGGGGAGGCCTCGGAGCTCGAGGCGTgcgctggagctgctgctgctgccgtgg TCTCTCCCAGGTTACTGATAGATGACACAGTGAAAAGCTTCCTGGTTATAAAAGCAGGGAATCCCATCCGGGTGAAGATTCCCTTTGAG GGATCTCCGGAGCCAGTGGTGACCTGGTTAAAGGATGGGCTCCCCCTTCCCAGCCGGGCTGCCGTGAGCACCGAGGATGGCAGcagccagctgctgctcagggcagccgAGCTCAGTGACAGCGGCACCTACACCGTGCAGcttggggatgggctgggcaaAAGGGAAACCTTCAGCTTCCAGGTGCAGATTACAG ATATCCCTCAGCCCCCTGGAGCCATCCAGCTGGAGGAGAATGTGCccaacacagtgacagtgacctGGGACCCCTCAGCATCtgagcagtgggagaagaaCCTGTATTACACTGTCCTGAAACGGGAATCCCAGAAGGGCCTGTGGCATGTGCTGGGGGACCTGATCTACAACAACAAGTTCACCTTCaccagggtggtcccaggcagGGATTACTACTTCAGGGTTGTGGCAAAAAATGACCTGGGAGTCAGTGATCCATCAGAGACTGTGCAGCCCTGGAGgatctggaaaaaaaagg CTGAATTTCGagtgaaaacacagaaatacagGGGAGTTAACCAGAACCAGCCCCCGAGGTTCCTGGTGCCCCTGAAGTCCCACGTGGTGGTGACAGGCAGCGAGTGTCGCATGAGCTGTGCTGTTGGAGGCCACCCCCCACCAAAAATCACATGGTACAAGGACAGCAGAGACCTCTCCAGAGATCCCAACTACTTCTGCACCAACGACTTCGGGGTGTGCTCCCTGGTGGTGCTGGGGGTCACCAAGCAGGACGCAGGGGAGTACATGGTGGAAGCCAGCAATGAAGTGGGCCGTGCCTTCAGCAAAGCCTTCCTTGCCATCAAAG ACTCCTCCCTGTAG